Proteins co-encoded in one Nicotiana sylvestris chromosome 7, ASM39365v2, whole genome shotgun sequence genomic window:
- the LOC104217917 gene encoding ABC transporter G family member 10-like: MELPVTAPDSGGRNKVSYTIETINLSYALPSLHDEFSWIFCCNIPKIPQKFIIKDVNCEARPGQITAIAGPSGAGKTTLLEILAGKISPTKVTGQVRVNGHPVNAKCFRRLSGYVTQEDALFPLLTVEETLMYSALLRLPGGEKEAANRVGVLIKELGLEHVAGSRVGEGSNKGISGGERRRVSIGVELVHDPAVILIDEPTSGLDSASALHVISLLQLMVANQGKTIVLTIHQPGFRILELFDRLVLLSNGCVLHNGSLKYLEERIKFSGLQIPPHINVLEFAIDVTGSIVIQTSETPNIHFYLKDHDEKRESLRVDDEGITISNHNDIVEKCPFYSNSHIEEILILGGRFCKNIFRTKQLFATRIIQALVAGFILGSIFMNVDNNLGQVAFQTRLGFFAFSLTFLLSSMTEGLPIFLQERRIFMRETSRGAYRVSSYVVANTFVFLPFLLMVGLLYTVPVYWLVGLRRNMDGFLYFAMVVWMVVLMSNSFTACFSALVPNFIMGTSIIAGLMGSFFLFSGYFLSKKKIPNYWIFMHYLSLFKYPFECFLINEYGGKGGKRCLESERGECKLFANDFLRQQDLKESQKWSNLAVMLCFILGYRVLCYLILWYRCYRTRS, encoded by the coding sequence ATGGAACTTCCGGTTACAGCACCGGATTCCGGTGGCCGGAATAAAGTTTCTTATACCATAGAAACCATAAATCTTTCCTATGCACTCCCTAGTTTACATGATGAATTCAGTTGGATTTTTTGCTGCAACATTCCTAAGATACCCCAGAAGTTCATCATTAAGGATGTCAATTGTGAAGCAAGGCCAGGACAGATTACAGCTATTGCTGGTCCTAGTGGAGCTGGAAAAACAACACTGCTAGAAATTCTTGCAGGGAAAATATCACCAACAAAAGTCACTGGCCAGGTACGAGTTAATGGTCATCCTGTGAATGCCAAATGTTTTCGAAGATTATCAGGGTATGTCACCCAAGAAGATGCCCTGTTTCCTCTGCTTACAGTTGAAGAAACACTCATGTATAGTGCTCTTCTGAGGCTACCAGGTGGGGAAAAAGAGGCTGCAAATAGAGTTGGAGTGCTGATCAAGGAGCTTGGTTTGGAACATGTAGCTGGTTCCAGAGTTGGGGAAGGATCAAACAAGGGGATTTCAGGTGGTGAAAGGCGTAGGGTGTCGATTGGAGTTGAACTAGTACATGACCCTGCTGTGATTCTCATTGATGAACCAACTTCTGGGCTGGATTCAGCATCAGCACTTCATGTCATATCACTGCTTCAGCTGATGGTGGCTAATCAAGGCAAGACAATTGTCTTGACTATCCACCAACCCGGTTTTCGGATTCTTGAACTGTTTGATCGACTTGTTTTGCTGTCAAATGGTTGTGTTCTTCACAATGGTTCACTGAAATACCTAGAAGAGAGGATCAAGTTTTCTGGTCTCCAGATTCCACCCCACATCAATGTGCTTGAATTTGCCATTGATGTCACAGGCAGCATAGTAATTCAAACTTCTGAAACTCCCAATATCCATTTCTATCTCAAGGATCATGATGAAAAGAGGGAAAGCCTAAGGGTAGATGATGAGGGAATTACAATTTCCAACCACAATGACATTGTAGAGAAGTGTCCTTTCTACTCAAATTCTCACATTGAGGAGATCTTAATACTGGGAGGAAGATTTTGTAAGAACATATTCAGAACCAAGCAACTTTTTGCGACCAGAATAATACAAGCATTGGTAGCAGGCTTTATATTGGGGTCAATATTCATGAATGTTGATAACAACCTAGGGCAGGTTGCTTTTCAGACCAGACTAGGATTCTTCGCGTTCAGTCTAACATTCTTGCTCTCCTCCATGACAGAAGGCTTGCCCATTTTCCTGCAAGAGAGAAGAATCTTTATGAGGGAGACTTCAAGAGGAGCATACAGAGTATCCTCTTATGTTGTGGCTAACACCTTTGTCTTCCTTCCTTTCCTCTTAATGGTTGGGCTTCTATACACTGTCCCAGTTTACTGGCTCGTTGGTCTAAGGCGAAACATGGATGGGTTCCTCTACTTTGCTATGGTGGTTTGGATGGTTGTCTTAATGTCAAATTCTTTCACAGCATGTTTCAGTGCACTTGTGCCAAACTTCATCATGGGAACATCTATTATTGCTGGATTGATGGGGTCTTTCTTCCTGTTCTCGGGCTATTTCCTTTCGAAAAAGAAGATACCTAATTACTGGATCTTCATGCATTACTTAAGTCTGTTTAAATACCCATTTGAGTGCTTCTTGATAAATGAGTATGGAGGTAAGGGAGGTAAAAGATGTTTAGAAAGTGAAAGAGGAGAATGCAAGTTGTTTGCAAATGACTTCTTGAGACAGCAAGACCTCAAAGAATCACAGAAATGGAGCAACTTAGCTGTGATGCTGTGTTTCATCTTAGGTTACAGAGTCCTCTGTTACCTAATTTTATGGTACAGATGTTACAGAACCAGAAGTTAG
- the LOC104217918 gene encoding cold-responsive protein kinase 1-like has protein sequence MACFGFCLRGNASPTHNHLTEIDEEISTIENARVYHYKELQAATEDFCPVNKIGKGGFGSVYKGRLKDGKLAAIKVLSVESKQGVREFLTEIKVISSIEHENLVKLYGCCAEGDHRILVYGYLENNSLAQTLLGGAHSSLQFSWKTRTKICIGVARGLAFLHEEVQPYIVHRDIKASNILLDRDLTPKISDFGLAKLIPADMTHVSTRVAGTLGYLAPEYAIRGQLTRKADVYSFGILLLEIVSGRCNTNKRLPIEQQYLLERAWKLYKKGELIELVDTSLGDDFNVDEACRFLKVSLLCTQVMPKSRPSMSTVVRLLIGEVEVDDEEISEPGMLSDLLSLRSNKNTSSDSLSAGSGKQVDSSSSMNTTTTHGTMTFTSINDRKS, from the exons ATGGCTTGTTTTGGTTTCTGCCTAAGAGGGAATGCATCTCCCACACACAACCATCTAACAGAAATTGATGAAG AAATTTCAACCATTGAGAATGCAAGGGTGTATCACTACAAGGAATTGCAGGCTGCAACTGAAGATTTTTGCCCTGTAAACAAAATAGGCAAAGGAGGGTTTGGTTCTGTCTACAAG GGGAGGCTAAAAGATGGAAAATTGGCTGCTATTAAGGTACTTTCTGTTGAATCGAAACAAGGTGTAAGGGAGTTTTTGACAGAAATAAAGGTGATCTCAAGTATAGAACATGAAAACCTGGTGAAGTTGTATGGCTGTTGTGCGGAAGGGGATCATAGAATATTGGTGTATGGCTACCTGGAAAATAATAGTCTTGCTCAAACTCTGCTTG GTGGTGCCCATAGTAGCCTCCAGTTTAGTTGGAAAACACGAACTAAAATATGCATTGGTGTTGCACGAGGACTTGCATTCCTCCATGAAGAAGTCCAACCTTATATAGTTCATAGAGACATTAAAGCAAGTAACATCCTTCTCGACAGAGACCTGACCCCAAAGATCTCAGATTTTGGTCTTGCTAAGCTTATTCCAGCTGATATGACCCATGTTAGCACTCGTGTGGCAGGAACTCT AGGTTATTTGGCCCCTGAGTATGCCATCAGAGGGCAGTTGACTCGGAAAGCAGATGTATACAGTTTTGGGATTCTCCTTTTGGAAATCGTTAGTGGAAGATGCAACACAAACAAGCGGTTACCTATTGAACAACAATATCTACTTGAACGG GCATGGAAACTTTACAAGAAGGGGGAGCTCATTGAATTGGTAGATACGTCATTGGGAGACGACTTCAATGTTGATGAGGCTTGCAGATTCTTGAAGGTGTCTCTCTTATGCACCCAAGTCATGCCCAAGAGCCGGCCATCGATGTCCACTGTTGTGAGATTGCTGATTGGTGAGGTGGAAGTGGATGACGAAGAGATATCTGAACCAGGCATGTTATCAGACCTACTGAGTCTCAGGAGTAACAAGAATACCTCATCAGACTCGCTCTCTGCTGGCTCAGGAAAACAAGTTGATTCCTCTTCATCTATGAACACAACAACGACACATGGAACTATGACTTTCACATCAATAAATGACCGAAAAAGCTGA